The following coding sequences lie in one Porphyromonas asaccharolytica DSM 20707 genomic window:
- a CDS encoding RsmD family RNA methyltransferase, producing the protein MRIIAGKYGRRRLSPPKGLTLRPTTDIAKEALFNSLSAQYDVEGVRVLDLFAGIGGISLEFVSRGAASVTSIEKHPKHAAFIRSAADTLDKEILSTKQLLVLNRSVEQYLRQYDGEPYDLIFADPPYNLPWIKDIPDLLFASKAWCPSSIFVLEHPDTVDFAESPRFAWHKSYSAVQFTCFAPTDE; encoded by the coding sequence ATGCGCATTATAGCAGGCAAATATGGTCGTCGTCGTCTTTCCCCACCTAAAGGGTTGACGCTCCGCCCCACGACAGATATAGCCAAGGAGGCTCTCTTCAATAGCCTCTCGGCACAATATGACGTAGAGGGTGTGCGGGTGCTGGATCTCTTTGCGGGCATCGGAGGTATCTCTCTAGAGTTTGTCTCACGGGGAGCAGCCTCAGTGACCTCTATTGAGAAGCATCCTAAGCATGCAGCCTTCATCCGGTCGGCCGCGGACACGCTAGACAAGGAGATCCTCTCGACTAAGCAGCTCCTAGTCCTCAACCGCTCGGTAGAGCAGTACTTACGTCAGTACGATGGGGAGCCTTACGACCTGATCTTTGCCGATCCGCCTTATAACTTGCCGTGGATCAAGGATATCCCCGACTTACTCTTTGCCAGTAAAGCGTGGTGCCCTAGCTCTATCTTCGTACTAGAGCACCCCGACACGGTGGACTTTGCTGAGTCCCCTCGCTTTGCTTGGCACAAGTCTTACAGCGCGGTGCAGTTCACCTGCTTCGCCCCGACAGACGAATAG
- the dusB gene encoding tRNA dihydrouridine synthase DusB, with amino-acid sequence MQIGTLDLGSRPLLLAPMEDVSDAPFRLLCKQFGASLVYTEFISADALVRYVPSTMRKMRIDPAERPVAIQIYGREVETMCEAARIACQLEPDLLDLNFGCPVKRVAGKGAGSGMLRDPELLLEITAAVVAAASCPVTVKTRLGWDHNSLIITELAPRLQACGIAALTIHGRTRSDMYKGSADWTLIGEVRSNPEIQIPIIGNGDITTGEEVRHAFDTYGVDGVMVGRAAIGQPWIFGEMRAAVDPTFTAPQLTSQQQLEILKEIVHKNIEKLDERRGILHSRRHLAATPLFKGIPNFRALRIAMLQAPTLADLDDVLAQVEPLLPPNSNL; translated from the coding sequence ATGCAGATAGGCACCCTTGACTTAGGCTCTAGACCGCTACTGCTCGCACCGATGGAGGATGTGAGCGATGCACCCTTTCGCCTGCTCTGTAAGCAGTTTGGTGCTAGCCTCGTCTACACCGAGTTCATCAGTGCCGATGCGCTTGTGCGTTACGTACCCAGCACGATGCGCAAGATGCGTATAGACCCGGCAGAGCGTCCCGTCGCCATACAGATCTACGGTCGTGAGGTGGAGACGATGTGCGAGGCGGCTCGTATCGCCTGCCAACTGGAGCCTGATCTACTCGACCTCAACTTTGGTTGCCCCGTCAAGCGGGTCGCTGGCAAGGGGGCGGGCAGTGGTATGCTCCGTGACCCCGAGCTACTCCTCGAAATTACCGCCGCAGTGGTCGCTGCGGCTAGTTGCCCCGTGACGGTCAAGACGCGTCTAGGATGGGATCACAACAGCCTTATCATCACCGAGCTGGCACCACGCTTACAAGCTTGTGGCATCGCAGCTCTGACCATCCATGGGCGTACGCGCAGCGATATGTACAAGGGGAGTGCCGACTGGACTTTGATCGGAGAGGTGCGCTCCAATCCTGAGATCCAGATCCCGATCATCGGCAATGGCGACATAACGACAGGCGAGGAGGTACGGCACGCTTTTGACACCTATGGAGTGGATGGGGTTATGGTCGGACGAGCAGCCATCGGACAGCCGTGGATCTTTGGCGAAATGCGAGCTGCCGTCGACCCCACCTTTACCGCTCCTCAGCTAACTTCCCAGCAACAGCTAGAGATCCTAAAAGAGATCGTTCACAAGAATATCGAGAAGCTAGACGAGCGCAGAGGCATCCTGCATAGTCGTCGCCACCTAGCCGCCACACCCCTCTTTAAGGGCATCCCCAACTTCCGTGCGCTACGCATAGCGATGCTCCAAGCCCCTACCCTAGCCGACCTGGACGATGTGCTAGCGCAGGTAGAGCCTTTGCTCCCCCCCAATTCTAACCTCTAA
- a CDS encoding leucine-rich repeat domain-containing protein, translating to MSKQLRIWLFVLLGTLFTSSSLLAEGIITMTTSKAIGETILLRVVANGNVSIEGALETGEMNEDGFKFYTIKSQTITIRGDVTSLNCGESELTSLNLSQNTALTSLECSYNQLTSLDVSKNTALTKLDCCCNQLTSLDVSKNVALTKLACFSNQLTSLDMSKNTALEVLNCFSNQLTSLEVSKNTALTKLWCSYNQLTSLDLSQNIALTKLDCSYDQLTSLDVSGCTALTELNCINNQLTSLDVSKNTVLTELECSYNQLTSLDLSQNTALTELFCHSNQLTSLDVSKNTALEVLDCLYNQLTNLDVSKNTSLTSLECSYNQLTSLEVSKNTALEVLDCFSNQLTSLDVSKNTALEVLDCFSNQLTSLDVSKNTALEVLNCFSNQLTSLEVSKNTALTRLNCDYNQLTSLDVSKNTALTTLGCNDNKLTNLNMSGCANLMVINCSNNYINGKAMTKLVNSLPNRRGKSNGTIVIVDSSSKKSDKNRCSAADVTTAKRKNWKVRQ from the coding sequence ATGAGCAAACAACTCCGCATCTGGCTCTTTGTCCTCCTCGGCACGCTCTTCACCTCCAGCTCCCTCCTCGCCGAAGGCATCATCACGATGACCACCTCCAAGGCCATCGGAGAGACAATCTTACTAAGAGTCGTAGCGAATGGCAACGTATCCATCGAGGGGGCTCTAGAGACTGGAGAAATGAACGAAGATGGTTTCAAGTTCTACACGATTAAAAGCCAGACGATTACCATCCGAGGCGATGTGACATCGCTTAATTGCGGGGAGAGCGAACTGACCAGCTTGAATCTGTCTCAGAACACCGCCTTGACATCGCTTGAGTGCTCTTACAACCAACTGACCAGCCTAGACGTGTCAAAGAACACCGCCTTGACAAAGCTTGACTGCTGCTGCAATCAACTGACCAGCTTGGACGTGTCAAAGAATGTCGCCTTGACAAAGCTTGCCTGCTTCAGCAATCAACTGACCAGTTTGGACATGTCAAAGAACACCGCCTTGGAAGTGCTTAACTGCTTCAGCAATCAACTGACTAGCTTGGAGGTGTCAAAGAACACCGCCTTGACAAAGCTTTGGTGCTCCTACAATCAACTAACTAGTTTGGATCTGTCTCAGAATATCGCCTTGACAAAGCTTGATTGCTCCTACGACCAACTGACCAGCTTGGATGTCTCTGGCTGTACCGCCTTGACAGAGCTTAACTGCATCAATAATCAGCTGACCAGCTTGGACGTGTCAAAGAACACTGTCTTGACAGAGCTTGAATGCTCCTACAATCAGCTGACCAGCTTGGATCTGTCTCAGAACACCGCCCTGACAGAGCTTTTCTGTCACAGCAATCAACTGACCAGCTTGGATGTCTCAAAGAACACGGCCTTGGAAGTGCTTGACTGCTTATACAATCAACTGACGAATTTGGACGTGTCAAAGAACACCTCCTTGACATCGCTTGAGTGCTCCTACAATCAGCTGACCAGCTTGGAGGTGTCAAAGAACACCGCCTTGGAAGTGCTTGACTGCTTCAGCAATCAACTGACCAGTTTGGACGTGTCAAAGAACACCGCCTTGGAAGTGCTTGACTGCTTCAGCAATCAACTGACCAGTTTGGACGTGTCAAAGAACACCGCCTTGGAAGTGCTTAACTGCTTCAGCAATCAACTGACTAGCTTGGAGGTGTCAAAGAACACCGCCTTGACAAGGCTTAACTGCGATTACAATCAACTGACGAGCTTGGACGTGTCAAAGAACACCGCCTTGACAACGCTTGGTTGCAACGACAATAAGCTGACTAACTTGAACATGTCTGGGTGTGCTAATTTGATGGTTATTAATTGCTCCAACAATTATATCAATGGCAAGGCTATGACCAAGCTGGTGAATAGTCTTCCCAATCGAAGGGGAAAGAGTAATGGTACTATTGTTATAGTAGATAGCTCCTCTAAGAAAAGCGATAAAAACAGGTGTAGCGCTGCTGACGTAACTACCGCAAAGAGGAAAAACTGGAAAGTTCGACAATAA
- a CDS encoding TrmH family RNA methyltransferase, with amino-acid sequence MSERTKIEHRPLTHAEVKLIKSLQLAKHRKQSNLFIAEGEKLIGEMLPAYQCQLLVGTEELVKPLLGRCPESIAEAVILPDPKQIERVSGLKSPRPLLALCEIPIIEAPQALQQPTLLLDDVQDPGNVGTLLRTCDWMGIRQVLCTEGCADVYSPKVLQATMGALARVQVYRYTDRTALLTMLTQTEIPVIGTFIDGAPLRTLRLAPEQPYILVLGNEGNGISSDLSALVSQRITIPSPVDSHCESLNVAVAGAIVMAHLML; translated from the coding sequence ATGTCTGAGCGCACAAAGATAGAGCACCGCCCCCTCACCCATGCAGAGGTGAAGCTGATTAAAAGCTTGCAACTGGCGAAGCATCGTAAGCAGTCGAACCTCTTTATCGCTGAGGGCGAGAAGCTGATCGGCGAGATGCTCCCAGCTTACCAGTGTCAGCTACTAGTTGGTACAGAGGAGCTAGTCAAGCCTCTGCTAGGGCGATGCCCAGAGAGCATTGCCGAGGCGGTGATCCTGCCTGATCCGAAGCAGATAGAGCGGGTGAGTGGTCTGAAGAGTCCTCGTCCGCTACTGGCGCTTTGCGAGATCCCAATCATAGAGGCTCCCCAAGCGCTACAACAACCCACGCTCCTTCTAGACGATGTGCAGGACCCTGGTAATGTCGGGACGCTGCTGCGTACTTGCGACTGGATGGGCATCAGACAGGTCCTCTGTACAGAGGGATGCGCAGACGTTTATTCTCCAAAGGTGCTACAAGCGACTATGGGTGCTCTGGCGCGAGTGCAAGTTTATCGCTACACCGATAGGACGGCTCTGCTCACGATGCTAACGCAGACGGAGATACCCGTGATAGGGACCTTCATCGATGGCGCACCGCTTCGCACGTTGCGACTGGCACCTGAGCAACCTTATATATTGGTACTAGGGAACGAGGGCAATGGTATCTCGTCCGACCTCTCTGCGCTCGTCTCTCAGCGGATTACGATCCCGTCGCCTGTCGATAGCCACTGCGAGTCGCTCAATGTGGCGGTCGCTGGGGCTATCGTTATGGCGCATCTGATGCTTTAG
- a CDS encoding biotin--[acetyl-CoA-carboxylase] ligase codes for MSKISFEITELDHPIASTYDYLVKLLQERPDLPSGTVIHTDYQTAGRGQLNNSWFSSPRLNALPSIYLRLDRPLQQIWSISEATAIAVYKSYQEQLSSEDTIEIKWPNDLFVNDHKIAGILIHNALAEGSVAETIIGIGMNINEGAFPPELPQAISLHLVTGQPHDVKAFLRQMLRHLGEQLARQDYAALHAEYNDLLYQRGIPARYRDVATEEEFEATIQEVSPQGLLVLTTAKGEERRYAFKEIVYL; via the coding sequence ATGAGCAAGATCTCCTTTGAGATAACCGAACTAGACCACCCCATAGCGAGTACCTACGACTACCTAGTCAAGCTCCTGCAGGAGAGACCCGACCTTCCCTCGGGGACGGTCATACATACGGACTATCAGACGGCGGGACGAGGTCAGCTAAACAATAGCTGGTTTAGTAGTCCTCGGCTCAATGCGCTCCCTTCTATTTACCTTCGTCTAGATCGACCTTTGCAGCAGATATGGTCTATCAGCGAGGCGACCGCCATAGCGGTTTATAAGAGCTACCAGGAGCAGCTTTCGAGCGAAGATACCATTGAGATCAAGTGGCCCAACGATCTCTTCGTCAATGACCACAAGATTGCAGGTATACTGATCCACAACGCTCTGGCGGAGGGCTCTGTCGCAGAGACGATCATCGGTATCGGTATGAATATCAATGAGGGAGCTTTCCCGCCTGAGCTCCCGCAAGCGATCTCTTTGCACCTCGTGACGGGACAGCCCCACGATGTGAAAGCTTTCCTCCGTCAGATGCTCCGTCATCTAGGGGAGCAGCTCGCTCGTCAAGACTATGCGGCACTGCATGCAGAGTACAACGATCTCCTCTACCAGCGAGGCATCCCAGCTCGCTACCGTGATGTCGCCACCGAGGAGGAGTTTGAGGCAACGATCCAGGAGGTAAGTCCTCAGGGGCTGCTCGTCCTAACTACTGCGAAAGGTGAGGAGCGACGCTACGCCTTCAAAGAGATTGTTTACCTATAA
- a CDS encoding MmcQ/YjbR family DNA-binding protein codes for MNGISQIDELCRQLPYCEADAPFGPEVVTYRLSRRIFALLWLEHDPGMVSLKVNPDLIEPLLDRHSDLQPAFHLNKKHWIQLELPTSESEEWIARLLRHSYAQVWRKLPKVQQRLLPLGIEIYNQAQNEQDLL; via the coding sequence ATGAATGGGATAAGCCAAATAGATGAGCTCTGTCGCCAGTTGCCCTACTGCGAGGCGGATGCGCCGTTTGGTCCAGAGGTGGTGACCTACCGTCTGTCACGACGCATCTTTGCATTGCTCTGGCTGGAGCATGACCCAGGCATGGTATCGCTCAAGGTGAACCCAGACTTGATAGAGCCTTTGCTAGACCGGCATAGCGACCTGCAGCCCGCCTTTCACCTGAATAAGAAGCACTGGATACAGCTGGAGCTACCGACTAGTGAGTCTGAGGAGTGGATCGCTCGGCTCCTACGTCACTCCTATGCGCAGGTGTGGCGCAAGCTCCCGAAGGTTCAGCAGCGTCTTCTGCCTCTCGGAATAGAAATCTACAATCAAGCACAGAATGAGCAAGATCTCCTTTGA